A single window of Montipora capricornis isolate CH-2021 chromosome 14, ASM3666992v2, whole genome shotgun sequence DNA harbors:
- the LOC138032083 gene encoding ribonuclease Y-like, which translates to MVKRSLFDTSTLDQLDRATGSKEEDKMEDTISQEVNLSAEATDLEEMRRQKQELEKSLEAIKADYQAEVERLELENRQLKARALKEKEEREKYQELVKKRESEINELEEALKVTKEQSSTSHAAVAASIKVASEMMNITVIPAEFGNQELVVSRRDKNKCPLCRRTQDGDWQQCTIKQCGQWVHCRCEAKLDTSYRCPHCRKQDTGEAQ; encoded by the exons CAACAGGAAGTAAAGAAGAGGACAAGATGGAAGATACCATTTCTCAAGAAGTGAACTTGTCAGCAGAGGCCACTg ATCTGGAAGAAATGAGAAGACAAAAACAAGAACTTGAAAAATCATTGGAGGCGATAAAAGCAGATTATCAAGCAGAGGTGGAAAGGTTAGAGCTGGAAAACCGACAATTAAAGGCCAGAGCATTAAAAGAGAAAGAGGAAAGAGAGAAGTACCAAGAATTGGTCAAAAAGAGGGAAAGCGAGATAAATGAATTGGAGGAGGCACTAAAAGTGACAAAGG AACAAAGTTCAACATCACACGCTGCGGTTGCTGCTTCTATTAAAG TTGCTAGTGAAATGATGAACATCACAGTAATTCCTGCTGAGTTTGGAAACCAGGAACTGGTGGTGTCAAGAAGGGACAAGAACAAATGTCCTCTCTGCAGACGAACGCAGGATGGTGATTGGCAGCAGTGCACCATTAAGCAATGTGGTCAGTGGGTGCACTGCAGGTGTGAGGCAAAGTTGGACACCTCTTACCGATGTCCTCACTGCCGGAAGCAAGATACTGGGGAAGCTCAGTAA
- the LOC138032084 gene encoding mucin-2-like, with protein sequence MVFIWMENSGLRTSTHSFLSMCDRWCANTQRNMLIICAQASGQYTRPSMAIPLRVRPYNPTTLQHYSLTALQPSSLTALQPYNLTALQPYNLTTLHVSALQPYNLTALQPYNITALQRYKHTTLHHYSRTALQPCSITAVQPSMHTALHHYSLTTLQPYNPTALQHYNPTTLQPYSLTTLQHYSLTTLQAYNPTALQPYNLTALQPYNLTTPQPYSITALQPYRLTTLNPYSLTSLQPYSLTTLQHYSLTTLQPHNLTALQPYSLTTLQPYNPAASQHYNPTTLQPYSLTALQPYNLTTLHLTALQPYSLTALQPYNPTTLQHYSLTALQPYSPTTLQPYSLTTLQPHNLTALQPYSLTILQPYNPAALQHYNHTTLQPYRRPALQPYNLTALNTYILTALQPYSLKVLQPYNPTTLQRYSLTALQPYSLTTLQHYSLTTLQAYNPTSLQPPTTLQPYNLTALQPYNLTTPQPYSITALQPYNLTALQPYSLTALQPYNPTTLQHYSLTALPSYSLTTQQPYSITTLQPYSLTALQPYNLTTLQPYNLTALQPYNLTALKSYNLTTPQPYSVTALQPYNLTALKSYNLTTPQPYSVTALQPYNPTALQPYSITALQRYKHTTLHHYSRTALQPYSITALQPYSLTVLQPYNPTTLQRYSLTALQPYSLTTLQPYSPTTLQPYSLTTLQPYSLTTLQPHNLTALQPYSLTTLQPYNLTALQPYNATSIQPYIITAVQPYNLTALQPYNPTRIQPFIITVLQPYSLTTLQPYSITTLQPYSLATLQPYAPNSLTTLQPYNLVGET encoded by the exons CCTTACAACCCCACAACCTTACAGCATTacagccttacagccttacaacccaGCAGCCTCACAGCATTACAACCCTAcaaccttacagccttacagccttacaaccttacaaCCCTACA CGTTTcagccttacagccttacaaccttacagcattacagccttacaacattaCAGCCTTACAACGCTACAAGCATACAACCCTACATCATTACAGCcgtacagccttacaaccttgCAGCATTACAGCAGTACAACCCTCCATGCATACAGCCCTTCATCATTACAGTCTTAcaaccttacagccttacaaccctaCAGCCTTACAGCATTACAACCCTAcaaccttacagccttacagccttacaaccttacagcattacagccttacaaccctaCAAGCATACAACCCTacagccttacagccttacaaccttacagcattacagccttacaaccttacaaCCCCACAACCTTACAGCATTacagccttacagccttacagaCTTACAACCTTAAATCCTTACAGCCTTACAtccttacagccttacagccttacaaccttacagcattacagccttacaaccttacaaCCCCACAACCTTACAGCATTacagccttacagccttacaaccctacagccttacaacccaGCAGCCTCACAGCATTACAACCCTAcaaccttacagccttacagccttacagccttacagccttacaaccttacaaccttaca ccttacagccttacaaccttacagccttacagccttacaaccttacaaCCCCACAACCTTACAGCATTacagccttacagccttacaaccttacagccctacaaccttacagccttacagccttacaaccttacaaCCCCACAACCTTACAGCATTacagccttacagccttaccatcctacagccttacaacccaGCAGCCTTACAGCATTACAACCATAcaaccttacagccttacagaCGTccagccttacaaccttacaaccttacagccCTAAATACTTACatccttacagccttacaaccttacagccTTAAAGTCTTACAACCTTACAACCCCACAACCTTACAGCGTTacagccttacagccttacaaccctacagccttacaaccttacagcattacagccttacaacGCTACAAGCATACAACCCTACATCATTACAGCc ccctacaaccttacagccttacaaccttacagccttacagccttacaaccttacaaCCCCACAACCTTACAGCATTacagccttacagccttacaaccttacagccctacaaccttacagccttacagccttacaaccttacaaCCCCACAACCTTACAGCATTacagccttacagccttaccatcctacagccttacaacccaGCAGCCTTACAGCATTACAACCCTAcaaccttacagccttacagccttacagccttacaaccttacaaccttacagccctacaaccttacagccttacagccttacaaccttacagccTTAAAGTCTTACAACCTTACAACCCCACAACCTTACAGCGTTacagccttacagccttacaaccttacagccTTAAAGTCTTACAACCTTACAACCCCACAACCTTACAGCGTTacagccttacagccttacaaccctacagccttacaaccttacagcattacagccttacaacGCTACAAGCATACAACCCTACATCATTACAGCcgtacagccttacaaccttacagcattacagccttacaaccctaCAGCCTTACAGTCTTACAACCTTACAACCCCACAACCTTACAGCGTTacagccttacagccttacagccttacagccttacaaccttacaaccttacagccctacaaccttacagccttacagccttacaaccttacagccttacagtCTTACAACCTTACAACCCCACAACCTTACAGCGTTacagccttacagccttacaaccctacagccttacaaccttacagcattacagccttacaacGCTACAAGCATACAACCCTACATCATTACAGCcgtacagccttacaaccttacagcattacagccttacaaccctaCACGCATACAGCCCTTCATCATTACAGTCTTAcaaccttacagccttacaaccctaCAGCCTTACAGCATTACAACCCTACAACCGTACAGTCTTGCAACCTTACAGCCTTACGCCCCTAACAGCCTTACAAccctacagccttacaaccttgTTGGTGAGACgtga